In Zingiber officinale cultivar Zhangliang chromosome 9B, Zo_v1.1, whole genome shotgun sequence, the genomic window TATGCGCTTCAATGTGAAAAAGGCAGATTGGCTGAGTGAAAGAATCCGTGAGAGAATACTCCAAATGGTGATTTATTCTGTGTTTCCATGTCTCTTTGTTTATATACCATGCATATCAACTGCTTTTCTTTAGGCTATCCGCTTTTATTTTTGTAGCAAGAATATTTGAACATTGAGCTAGCTACACAGGACTCTGCACTAATTGACATCATCCTACATAATAATAGGAAAAAAACCGAATCAACAAAGATGGTGAGCTTGTTATATCTTCTACCAAGACTCGAACCCAGAAGTATGTTACCCTGTTGTTAGTACCCTGTGTTTTTCTTTCTAATTACTTGAGCAGCTCATTTACTTGTCGTATTGTCTAGGGGTAATATTGAAGATGCTTTGGAGAAATTGCAGGTGCTGTTGTTTTCTCTTGTGCCTGCCTTTTTTTTGCTACAATAAACAATATTGATTTTGTTTTACCATCCTTTGCTTTGAGAAATTTATTATCCTTCTAACTGTCATTAGTATGTTCCTTTCTCAAAAAGGCTATCATCGATGCTGCATCATATGTGCCTCCACCACCCAGCgaagaacaaaagaaaaaaattgagaaattgTATGCATTCTTCTCCTTAATGACCTGTGCTTTTTATGAGTTGTGATATTATCTATTTCTCTCTGGCATCTCAATTCCATATTATCTAAAAACTGAAGTTTGTACTACTGCTTGTGAAATTTCCAATTCTTAGTACTTGAGCCGCAGTAGTTTCTGTCTGTGTTTTCTTTAATCTTCTCCTTGCGAATCTTCAAAGATTGTCTCTTAGTCTATGTTCACCATCCGGAAATGAGTTACAACTGTTTCCTTCTGTGGTTGAAGAGCTGCTATTGGGGAACAGAAGAGATTGCTGAACAAGAAAACTCTCTCACAGAAAAAGGCATTCAGAAGGAACAAGGACAGTTGGGATTAATCTGGAGCTATCTAATCAATCAGCGATACCACTTCCTAGGTAATTTCTAGATTTGATTTCCGTTTGATGTTTTCGTTGCAGCGATGTTGTAAATGCGCATTTCTCTGATGGCTGTGAATCAAAGCAGCACAGATCTCAGTTTGTTTTTTACATAACACATTGTTTATTCTAGTTTAAAGTCAAAATCGAAGAGTGGTTTATGCATTCTGTTTACTTGTAGGATGAAGTGCAACCGATATGTTTTGTAAAATGCAAACATCCTTCAGAGTAGTGTTAGAGCAATAAACAGCAGCGCGTAAGTTATTCTTAGCATGATAATTTGCTTCTCGAAGTTCTTTGAAAGGTTAATCTTTTGTACAATTCAGCAACATTTACAAATCTTTTTTTTGTATTTAAATAGATTGAAAATAGCTTTCTGAGTTTGAATATTGTCGAAGTATTCTTCGAATGTTCAGATTGTTGGTTGTTTTATCTTTAGTCAATTAGCACCCATGAGAAAGATGGGTGAGTGTGCACGATTATGGATGGAAAACAACATTAAattatatttgttaaaataaaattttgaaaatgagaaATAATGCATAATATACTTTTTACAAAATTGATCAAAAGTGGACCAGCGTTTATTGGAAGTTGGCTGTTGATATTTTACTGTAGTACTTTTTGAATTTACGACTGGGATCGATAGAAAATTTTTACGGAGTTGAATCCATCGTCTTCGAAATTAGTCGTAAGAAttcaaagttagaaaaaaaaattttgaaaggtGAATTTGACCCGAAggataatataaataaaataaggtATTTTTTAATGGTATAGTTGTATAAGAAAGATGCCCCTTGTTTTAGTCTTTACCAcatgaaatataatattttaaagcGGGCAGGTAAAGTCAAAATAAAACACAAAAACGAATTTTTAACGGTTTTATCAAAGATGATGATAGTTGGACCATAACGCGAATTTGGGGAAGGTGGGGCCCGTGACAGCTTCACAAGACCGTAATGGTATTCTCGTGATTCTATCCAATCTCACCCTCTTTTTCTCATCAGCTCCAACTCTCCCTTCCGCCGTCCATCGGCCTCCCTCGAGTGAGAGAAGCgagaagagaggagagagagagaggagagtgcACTTTTCCGAATCGAATTCTCGGATCAGTCCCCGATCGAGTAGCTTCAATTCAACAGACAGATTCCTGATTTCTTCTCTGCCGGAAGATTTTTGTCTTCCTTCTTTCCCATGGTTACGATCATTCCAGATCTCACGCAGGCTGGTGAATCTTGTTGATGGGTCCTCTTTCAGTAGATTTTTCTTCCTCCCGGCGTCGCAGATCGATCTGAGATTTGCTCCTCCTGCGATTGCAGTCGTCGACGGGATTCGTTCTTTACGAGATGAATTAGTAGATCCTTGCGAAGGCGAGAGGTAAAACAGCCGCCACTTTTGCTCCCTTTGCTGCTTTTAGGGTTTCCAGTTTTCAACTTCGTGGATCTATCGATTTTGAGTCGAAACTGATGGGTTTTACATCCAAGATTTCGTTTTATCTACTTAGCTCTATCGTGTGAGTTGTTGTGGCTGATGAGCTGCTTCGGGCCTTGAAGGAGACGGAAGGTGGAGTGAGGGGTGGGAGAATTTTGAGATGGAGGATCTGTCCAAGTATAGTCATAGTCCGGCTCATCTTGCCGTTTTACGAAGAGACCACGTAGGCCTCCGGCGTACCGTCTCCGCGCTCCCTCGCCTCCCCAAGGCTGGGGAGGTTACCACTGAGGAGGAATCCCTTGCTGGCGAGCTCACAGCTGATGCTGTCTCTGCGGTCATTGATCGCCGTGATGTTCCCCACCGGGAGACCCCGCTTCACCTTGCTGTTCGGCTCCGTGACCCCATCTCTGCCGAGATTCTCATGTCCGCTGGTGCTGATTGGTCCCTTCAGAATGAGAATGGCTGGTCAGCCCTCCAGGAGGCTGTTTGCACCCGTGAAGATTCTATTGCCAAGATCATTGCCCGCCACTaccaaccccttgcttgggctaaGTGGTGTCGCCGTCTCCCTCGCATCGTTTCATCCATTTCACAAATCCAGGATTTCTACATGGAGATCACGTTCAACTTCGAGAGCTCAGTGATCCCATTTATTGGGAGGATTGCACCATCGGACACTTACCGAATATGGAAACGAGGTCCAAACCTTAGAGCTGACATGACGTTGGCCGGATTTGATGGCTTCAGGATTCAGCGCTCTGACCAGACTTTCCTTTTCCTTGGTCAGGGTGCTCCTTCTGAGAGCGGGCATCCCCAGCTACCCCCTGGGTCGCTAATTGTGCTTGCTCATAAGGAGAAAGAGATCACAAATGCACTAGAAGGAGCTGGAGCGAAGCCCACTGAGGCAGAGGTGGCTCATGAAGTTGCTTTGATGGCTCAGACAAATATGCACAGGCCAGGAATTGATGTTACACAAGCTGAGGTTGTCCCACATTTGAATTGGCGGAGACAAGAGAAGACTGAAATGGTTGGAAATTGGAAAACGAAGGTCTATGATATGTTTAATGTGACAGTGAGTGTCAAGTCAAGACGGGTTCCTGGTGCTATGACTGATGAGGAGTTATTCACCATGGACAATGACGAAAGGATGGCTAATAGTGGAAATGTTGATCCAGAGCTTGATGAAATATTAACACCAGAGGAGAGAAAACAGTTAGATTCAGCACTTCAGATTGGAAATTCGCAAGGTTTCAATGACTATGACGATAATAATGGGGCACATGAAAGTGTTGGCAACTCTGAATCAAATGGTGTcaacaaagaaaaaagaaattgGTTTGGTTGGAATAGCAAAAAAGCTTCGAAGAGTAATGGAATTGAGGATACAGATGACCCGAAAAATAGACACTCAAATTTTCCAGAGAATGGACATCATAATGATGAATTACCAAAGGAACAAGGAGATGCTAAGAAGGGGAAAGAAAAAGGCAATAAGCAGAAGAGTAGTCTCA contains:
- the LOC122022730 gene encoding ankyrin repeat domain-containing protein 13C-like; the protein is MEDLSKYSHSPAHLAVLRRDHVGLRRTVSALPRLPKAGEVTTEEESLAGELTADAVSAVIDRRDVPHRETPLHLAVRLRDPISAEILMSAGADWSLQNENGWSALQEAVCTREDSIAKIIARHYQPLAWAKWCRRLPRIVSSISQIQDFYMEITFNFESSVIPFIGRIAPSDTYRIWKRGPNLRADMTLAGFDGFRIQRSDQTFLFLGQGAPSESGHPQLPPGSLIVLAHKEKEITNALEGAGAKPTEAEVAHEVALMAQTNMHRPGIDVTQAEVVPHLNWRRQEKTEMVGNWKTKVYDMFNVTVSVKSRRVPGAMTDEELFTMDNDERMANSGNVDPELDEILTPEERKQLDSALQIGNSQGFNDYDDNNGAHESVGNSESNGVNKEKRNWFGWNSKKASKSNGIEDTDDPKNRHSNFPENGHHNDELPKEQGDAKKGKEKGNKQKSSLNESNKRESEFKKGLRPILWLTPDFPLKTSELLPLLDILANKVKAVRRLRELLTTKLPQGTFPVKLAIPIIPTIRVLVTFTKFEELLQSDEFATPPSSPTHFQENKAKEIEGLGSWYSWMRGNRGGQTSDSSEGQSCKDEIDPFHIPSDYSWIDANEKKRRLKSKRGKSKRGASRKQSSKNTDDQQDHQLVDGFE